A region of Cellulophaga sp. RHA19 DNA encodes the following proteins:
- a CDS encoding OmpA family protein codes for MKFKYITLAFLFCCALTNAQSKKQQRADDKFESYQYAEAIDVYQRLIDLGYSSETIYRKLANSNYLNARYENAAKWYEKLVNLQDANVDPEEVYKYALSLKSIGEYQKSDTWMRKFDQIKQYDSRATLFENNTNYLQVIEKNSGRYNLKNLEINSSVSEFSPAYYNDKLVFSSARDTGTVRNSIHQWNNQPFLNLYAAQINEEGTPFNADKLDRKLNKKTHESSAVFTKDGNTMYFTRNNSDNGRFARDKDGVSRLKLYRATKVGDQWKKITELPFNGDEYSVAHPALSPNETKLYFASDMPGTRGMSDLYVVDIIADGTFSAPLNLGNKINTESRETFPFVSKNNILYFASDGHPGLGGLDIFATQITDNFNDSYILNIGKPLNSKQDDFSFIFDEDSQKGFFASNRDGGKGYDDIYSFVQTKELNLNCYNTITGTAVNLKTGASIADAAVQVKDKENTLVFETKTDKKGNFTIDDICWEDTYTLLGQKIEFENGTTSFAIERNKELDPVIVKLNPIKRAAPIGTDLTKYLKLDPIYFDLDKSFIRIDGQITMQQVFAYLKEYPEVVIEVRSHTDARATTTYNQALSNRRAKETVKYLLDNGIAPERVSGKGFGESQLTNNCDSNSKCSEEQHQQNRRSEFIVIKN; via the coding sequence ATGAAATTTAAATACATAACACTTGCCTTTTTGTTTTGTTGTGCACTCACTAATGCACAGTCTAAAAAACAACAAAGAGCAGATGATAAGTTTGAAAGCTACCAATATGCGGAGGCTATTGATGTATACCAAAGGTTAATTGATCTTGGATACAGCTCTGAAACTATTTACAGAAAACTTGCTAACTCTAATTACCTTAATGCTAGGTATGAGAATGCTGCTAAATGGTATGAAAAACTAGTAAATCTTCAAGATGCGAACGTAGATCCTGAAGAGGTATACAAATATGCATTATCACTAAAGTCTATTGGTGAATATCAAAAATCTGATACTTGGATGCGTAAGTTTGATCAAATTAAACAGTACGACTCTAGAGCTACCTTGTTTGAAAATAACACCAATTACTTACAAGTAATTGAAAAAAACTCTGGGCGTTACAATCTAAAAAACCTAGAGATAAACTCTAGTGTGTCTGAGTTTTCTCCGGCTTATTATAATGATAAACTAGTATTCTCTTCAGCTAGAGATACTGGTACTGTGCGCAATTCTATTCACCAGTGGAACAACCAACCCTTTTTAAACCTGTATGCTGCACAAATTAATGAAGAAGGAACTCCTTTTAACGCAGATAAATTAGACCGTAAACTAAATAAAAAAACACACGAGTCTTCGGCTGTTTTTACTAAAGATGGTAACACTATGTATTTTACCAGAAACAACTCTGATAACGGAAGGTTTGCCCGCGATAAAGATGGCGTTAGTAGACTTAAATTATACAGAGCTACAAAAGTTGGTGACCAATGGAAAAAAATCACAGAATTACCTTTTAATGGTGATGAGTATTCCGTAGCACACCCTGCCCTATCGCCAAATGAAACTAAATTATATTTTGCTTCGGATATGCCTGGTACGCGTGGAATGTCTGACTTGTATGTGGTAGATATTATTGCTGATGGAACCTTTAGTGCTCCTCTAAATCTTGGTAATAAAATTAACACAGAATCTAGAGAAACGTTTCCGTTTGTATCTAAAAATAACATCTTGTATTTTGCCTCTGATGGGCACCCTGGACTTGGTGGGTTAGATATTTTTGCTACACAAATTACTGATAACTTTAACGATTCTTACATCTTAAATATTGGTAAACCCCTAAACAGTAAACAAGATGATTTCTCTTTCATTTTTGATGAAGATTCTCAAAAAGGATTCTTTGCTTCTAACCGTGATGGTGGTAAAGGGTATGATGATATTTATAGCTTTGTTCAAACAAAAGAACTAAACCTTAATTGTTACAATACAATTACAGGTACTGCTGTTAATCTTAAAACAGGTGCTAGTATTGCAGACGCTGCTGTGCAAGTAAAAGACAAAGAAAACACTTTGGTTTTTGAAACTAAAACTGATAAAAAAGGAAATTTTACAATTGATGATATTTGCTGGGAGGATACCTATACCCTACTGGGACAAAAAATAGAGTTTGAAAACGGAACTACCTCTTTTGCTATAGAACGTAATAAAGAACTAGATCCTGTTATTGTAAAATTAAATCCTATTAAAAGGGCTGCCCCTATTGGTACAGATTTAACTAAGTACTTAAAATTAGATCCTATTTATTTTGACCTTGATAAATCATTTATTAGGATTGATGGGCAAATTACAATGCAACAAGTATTTGCATATCTTAAAGAATATCCAGAGGTGGTTATTGAAGTTAGATCACATACTGATGCTAGAGCTACTACTACCTACAACCAAGCATTATCTAACAGAAGAGCAAAAGAAACGGTAAAGTATTTATTAGACAATGGTATTGCGCCTGAGCGTGTGTCAGGCAAAGGTTTTGGGGAATCTCAACTAACTAACAACTGCGATTCTAATAGCAAATGCTCAGAAGAACAACACCAACAAAATAGAAGATCTGAGTTTATTGTAATTAAAAACTAA
- a CDS encoding PorP/SprF family type IX secretion system membrane protein, with amino-acid sequence MRKLIVSIVLVFLAVQNSSAQQDAQYTQYMYNTIAINPAYAGSRGVFSIAALHRSQWVGLDGAPTTQTLNFNTPVSRRVGLGLSVVHDEIGNGTNQDTYVDAAFSYTVPTSDLGKLSFGLKAGGHFLNLDFSKLANYRQESTPTGYNDIDKKFSPNFGAGIYYHTNKFYAGLSVPNFLETEHFDNSGGQNSSFVAVERMNWYLITGYVFELNRDLKLKPAALIKAVKGAPLQADLSATFLLRDKFSFGAAYRWDAALSALVGFQLSEQLMLGLAYDKETTDLGNTSFNDGSFEVFLRYELKSRYKKVITPRFF; translated from the coding sequence ATGAGAAAATTAATAGTTAGTATTGTTTTAGTTTTTCTTGCTGTGCAAAACTCTTCTGCACAACAAGATGCTCAATACACTCAATATATGTATAATACTATTGCCATTAACCCTGCTTACGCAGGGTCTAGAGGCGTATTTAGTATTGCTGCCTTGCATAGATCGCAATGGGTAGGACTAGACGGTGCGCCCACAACACAAACCCTTAACTTTAACACTCCTGTTTCTAGAAGAGTCGGACTTGGACTATCGGTTGTACACGATGAAATTGGGAATGGTACAAATCAAGATACTTATGTAGATGCTGCCTTCTCATACACTGTTCCCACTAGCGATCTAGGCAAACTATCTTTTGGACTTAAAGCGGGTGGACATTTTTTAAACCTTGACTTTTCTAAACTTGCAAACTACAGACAAGAGTCTACTCCTACTGGATATAATGATATTGATAAAAAATTCTCTCCCAATTTTGGAGCAGGTATTTACTATCATACCAATAAATTCTATGCAGGGTTATCTGTACCTAACTTTTTAGAAACTGAACATTTTGATAATTCTGGTGGACAAAACAGCTCTTTTGTCGCTGTTGAACGTATGAACTGGTATTTAATTACGGGTTATGTGTTTGAGCTAAATAGAGACTTAAAACTTAAACCAGCAGCGCTTATTAAAGCTGTTAAAGGGGCGCCTTTACAAGCAGATTTATCTGCTACTTTTTTACTTAGAGATAAGTTTAGCTTTGGAGCGGCTTACCGTTGGGATGCTGCTTTAAGTGCTCTTGTTGGGTTTCAGCTTAGCGAACAACTTATGCTTGGACTAGCATACGATAAAGAAACTACTGATCTTGGAAACACTTCTTTTAATGATGGGTCTTTTGAGGTATTTTTAAGATACGAACTTAAGTCTAGATACAAAAAAGTAATTACCCCTAGATTCTTCTAA